In Candidatus Bathyarchaeota archaeon, a genomic segment contains:
- a CDS encoding ATP-dependent DNA ligase yields the protein MGTATHFLRLVNILKELESTSSRKEKTLKLSLFLKEISQDEISPSVMLISGSIFPYGSGQALNVSSKTLSKVLSTCKQGTLDSSPLTIKGLYSQLVDLASLNGRGSKARRKVALSSLLSRANNVETEYISKIIQGDLRVGLADGLILEAISKASNIDLNTIKATYGLTGNLGETARMALIEGGEKLKNICLKLFSPIRPMLADTAPNLEEAIRIHGRTSLEHKLDGVRVQIHKGGDRVEIYSRSLSKITQGLPDIVNLVRSEVMAEETILDGEVVGVDSEGRPIPFQDLMRRIGRMANVHESISKIPVRLFLFDILYLDGRSVASSPYEVRRQQLECICPKEMLTPRIVTDNIAQAEMFFEDSIRRGHEGLVSKNLGGIYIPGQRGKEWLKIKKADTLDVVIIAADWGSGRRSRWLSNYHLAVRDSHREKFLEVGKTFKGLTDEEFEYMTARLLTLKVSENDFTVKVRPEIVVEVAYDEVQKSPHYDSGYALRFARIKKIREDKSPREADTLDRLEEIYEAKFKRKARLTWDQH from the coding sequence GTGGGGACGGCGACACATTTCCTCAGACTCGTGAACATCCTAAAGGAGCTGGAGTCAACATCAAGCAGAAAAGAGAAGACTCTGAAGCTGAGCTTGTTTCTCAAAGAGATTTCGCAAGATGAGATATCACCATCTGTAATGTTGATCTCAGGCTCTATCTTCCCTTATGGAAGCGGGCAAGCCCTAAATGTGAGCAGCAAGACTCTGAGTAAGGTCCTGTCAACTTGTAAACAGGGAACTCTAGATAGTTCACCCCTAACCATTAAAGGCCTCTACAGCCAACTCGTAGACCTCGCATCTCTGAATGGCAGGGGATCCAAAGCGCGGAGGAAGGTTGCGCTCTCTTCCTTGCTAAGCCGAGCAAACAACGTCGAGACAGAATACATATCCAAGATCATTCAAGGAGATTTGAGAGTAGGTTTGGCTGATGGTCTCATCCTTGAAGCAATATCCAAAGCCTCAAACATAGACCTCAACACGATCAAGGCCACATACGGTTTAACTGGAAATTTGGGTGAGACTGCAAGGATGGCTCTTATTGAAGGTGGTGAGAAGCTGAAAAATATTTGTTTGAAACTTTTTTCACCCATAAGGCCTATGCTCGCCGACACAGCCCCGAACCTGGAGGAGGCCATCAGGATCCATGGAAGAACATCCTTAGAACATAAACTGGATGGGGTGAGGGTTCAGATACACAAGGGGGGTGATAGAGTTGAAATTTATAGTAGAAGCCTCTCAAAGATCACACAGGGCCTCCCCGACATAGTGAACCTTGTGCGATCCGAAGTGATGGCTGAGGAGACTATCTTAGATGGCGAAGTTGTTGGAGTAGACTCTGAGGGCAGACCGATACCTTTCCAGGATCTGATGCGTCGAATAGGGAGGATGGCAAACGTTCATGAATCTATCAGTAAGATACCAGTAAGACTCTTCCTATTTGACATTCTATATCTTGATGGAAGATCCGTCGCCTCCTCACCATATGAAGTAAGGCGGCAGCAACTTGAATGCATATGTCCGAAGGAGATGTTAACACCAAGAATTGTAACGGACAATATAGCCCAAGCTGAAATGTTCTTCGAGGACTCCATAAGGCGAGGGCATGAAGGCCTTGTCTCGAAGAATCTTGGTGGAATATACATACCTGGCCAGCGTGGAAAGGAGTGGCTCAAGATAAAGAAGGCTGATACTCTAGACGTAGTCATAATAGCCGCTGACTGGGGTTCAGGAAGGAGGTCCAGATGGTTGAGCAATTACCACCTCGCCGTCAGAGATTCGCATAGAGAGAAGTTCCTAGAGGTTGGGAAGACGTTCAAGGGACTGACAGATGAAGAGTTTGAGTATATGACGGCGAGACTCTTAACCCTGAAAGTATCTGAGAACGATTTCACCGTGAAGGTCAGACCTGAGATAGTAGTTGAAGTAGCCTACGATGAAGTGCAGAAGAGTCCACACTACGACTCAGGTTATGCGTTAAGATTCGCTAGAATAAAGAAGATAAGAGAGGACAAGTCTCCGAGAGAGGCTGACACATTAGATAGATTGGAAGAGATTTATGAGGCTAAGTTTAAGAGAAAAGCAAGATTGACATGGGATCAGCATTAG
- a CDS encoding diphthine--ammonia ligase, whose protein sequence is MRLAVLFSGGKDSCYTVMKAREQGYEVNVLLTIIPKSTDSRLFHYPCVEFTRFQAEAMKLPISIYNIDSERDEVEELTEHLSEVKRIFKIEGIASGALASKYQKSRFEDAAKRVGLKCFTPLWGTDPINLLNEQLNTGMEAMIIAVAALGLGEDWLGKILDREVTKTLLKIQGNCGVNPAGEGGEYETFVLNAPIFWRRLKITGYRKLWFGDSGHIEIDGVEFE, encoded by the coding sequence ATGCGTTTGGCAGTCCTCTTCAGCGGTGGAAAAGACAGCTGCTACACAGTAATGAAGGCTAGGGAACAAGGTTACGAAGTCAATGTACTGCTAACAATAATACCAAAAAGTACAGATTCAAGGCTCTTCCACTACCCATGCGTTGAATTCACCAGATTCCAAGCAGAGGCTATGAAGTTGCCAATATCGATCTACAATATTGATTCGGAGAGAGATGAGGTTGAGGAGCTTACGGAACATCTTTCCGAGGTTAAGAGAATATTCAAGATTGAAGGCATAGCCTCTGGCGCACTGGCAAGCAAATATCAGAAGAGCAGATTTGAGGATGCAGCTAAGAGAGTTGGGTTGAAATGTTTTACACCCCTATGGGGTACGGATCCCATAAACCTACTCAATGAACAATTAAACACTGGCATGGAGGCGATGATAATAGCTGTAGCAGCCCTGGGCTTAGGAGAGGACTGGCTTGGAAAGATACTAGACAGGGAGGTTACTAAAACCCTCCTCAAGATTCAGGGCAATTGTGGAGTCAACCCTGCTGGGGAGGGTGGGGAATATGAAACCTTCGTCCTCAACGCACCCATATTTTGGAGGAGACTCAAGATCACAGGGTACCGAAAATTATGGTTTGGGGACAGCGGTCACATAGAGATAGACGGAGTTGAGTTTGAATAG